The Rhopalosiphum maidis isolate BTI-1 chromosome 1, ASM367621v3, whole genome shotgun sequence genome has a segment encoding these proteins:
- the LOC113557126 gene encoding myotubularin-related protein 13 isoform X1, translating into MSRLADYFVVVGYDHEKERSGTSKGMIIQRFPEKDWKDTPFIDGIEWFCQPQGWSLSSERQEPRFFVFVLTDVEAERHYCACLCFNETVSITPSKPVDEEEDGVVENIALSRNNHTNQRQHHSIMYAPKCLVLVSRLDYIETFRNCLGIIYTVYVENVETPIETLVGNMLGCVQVPQPGGPQVRFSIGAGDRQALQPPLSQTLPVTKNAVYLLFQELGIHNVVVLFCAIMTEQKVLMTSRSYSRLTEGCSALISLMYPFKYSHVYIPLLPAGLVEVLSTPTPFLMGVHASLKTDVSEQMDVIVADLDGGSILVPDGISLPLLPEPLLTQTQDCLSLVLQPELCCADHAFPPTSNTVQPPPPTLIDKEVRAVFMRTFAQLLQGYRCCLTIIRIHPKPVITFHKAAFLGERCLIDDEFTTRVLDCMFFNGFVTERGPAWRSCDQWDELYCNMNELLRTEALDDGRLVLTHIQELAQALYLNENPNPQPYVQKILKPPEGAFTRIHQPPFPKLDANCVQTIIDDGLIKHNLNSKLVLSKFKIKILIKNKHYFRLSSIKPTPPRIVPMGPPITNSNDLRTTVSNSARRLEVLRNCVNCIFENKISDARKTFPAVLRALKCRAARLALCTELAQHVQGNKAMLEHQQFDLVVRLMNCALQDGSAMDEFGIAAALLPLATAFCRKLCTGVIQFAYTCIQDHPVWKNQLFWESAYYLDVQRDIKSLYSDNNLSSHKRSSSMNLSSPRENHNKDNILNDRFSRSQELSALEIAAEQMRLRPSNNSDKLKEYISSEESTLYSQAIHYANRMVYLLVPLDVGGNNVKSSSNHQSSNKNIDDERTSNSITNSAVDRSGSVCESDVESGFAEPEPNEIGNKVIKMVSRFVDKVCTEGEVSEEHIRALHQMIPGVVHIHIETLDGVNRESKRLPPIQKPKILTPNMLPGEEPLMDGLRVYLLPDGREEGLGGLVGGPPLLPAEGAIFITNYRIVFKGTPLDPFACEQIVVRSFPVTSLTKEKRITVQYLAHLDQWLQEGHQFRSCTFQLIKVAFDEEVNAEDIECFRKFIHKVRHPPNVFNHFAFTGQIPIYEMPMTSDKEKNATLKGFAKKTLMKTARKAGFKQKSSSKRHKYVLPNISNSSINKTNKYMTTPGRMTLPPFNNLDDLSVNDLDINALNTSNIVSNVSDPKTLERVTERSYVRDWIRLGLAPKNTSSNNIGQKNNNKEPFKITTLNSTYLMCRSYPALWVVPSIISDDSVRRFYRNYRHSRVPIITWRHQQTSALLLRGSGYHGKNLIGMLKSTHPSSTGTLNSESNSSVEQERYLSAIVASTPLSTLRHSGAAWGLSDSSLSINSLLLAADEDILPPDISRRGPMRSSGGNKQFGRWGSLKERRNISTSSNNSYSSPMFQNQSYGRMSMADPDSNSDNPHEFHRAALYILGDKTQMKGMKGDSIMKIDFIPIEYADIRHSKTSFKKLMRACVPSSTSNEPEHSFYKMIESSDWLQQLRNIMQLSGAIVDLIDVQGSSVMLCLEEGWDITCQLSSIAQLCMDPYYRTIEGFRVLIEKEWLAFGHRFSHRSNLATASQASGFAPTFLQFLDIVHQIHGQFPLSFEFNDYYLRFLAYHSVSCRFRTFLLDCELERVECGVAAVEDKRGSLTSHHKSVDTGSDDDIVYPGGRLAGNNISSHYVPNLGQSVFDYIEKYNARTSIFYNFMYMPNVEQPVLRPQSSLPNLNVWQYYLNEELAHGPSYDLEIIQMDMQQEEEAEAADGISNKNHRKVITTGYNIVERYIPDAFKNLLDDIHKLETELGLLPQKWKVLWDKLEIPVTAESLKRHASFSTQLVRYHGRLLHKRSTIEILMRGKASNTTSTNTDTNPPHSHPHRFEKYNFTTPTYCDFCSSLLWGPVKTGMRCCDCGYSCHEKCSENVPKSCTKYKAVADRTLTNQNANRACGETTSVNSNMNGIHQQYYEQFSSNVAENRTHEGYLYKRGALLKAWKQRWFVLDSIKHQLRYYDSMDDSHCKGYIDLAEVMSVSQANPTPGAPKKTDDKSFFDLRTNRRTYNFSASDMTTAQEWIEKVQACLQ; encoded by the exons ATGTCTCGGCTAGCGGATTATTTCGTGGTCGTAGGCTATGACCACGAAAAAGAAC GTAGTGGGACCAGTAAAGGTATGATTATTCAACGATTTCCTGAAAAAGATTGGAAAGACACTCCTTTCATTGATGGAATTGAATGg ttttgtcaACCACAAGGATGGTCCCTATCATCAGAGAGACAAGAACCTAGATTTTTTGTGTTTGTTCTTACTGATGTAGAGGCTGAAAGACATTATTGTGCTTGTTTGTGTTTTAATGAAACAGTATCAATTACACCTAGTAAACCTGTTGATGAG gaaGAGGATGGTGTTGTGGAAAACATAGCACTTTCAAGAAATAATCATACAAATCAAAGACAACATCACAGCATTATGTATGCACCAAAATGTCTAGTTTTGGTTTCAAGATTAGATTATATAGAAACATTCCGA aattgtttaggtattatttacacCGTTTATGTAGAAAATGTAGAAACTCCTATAGAAACATTAGTAGGAAATATGTTGGGTTGTGTTCAAGTTCCTCAACCAGGTGGGCCTCAAGTGCGTTTTAGCATAGGTGCTGGTGACAGACAAGCGTTACAACCTCCATTATCTCAAACATTACCAGTAACTAAGAAtgcagtatatttattattccaaGAACTTG gaATTCACAATGTTGTTGTATTATTCTGTGCTATTATGACTGAACAAAAAGTTCTGATGACTTCTAGAAGTTACAGCAGACTCACTGAAGGTTGTTCTGCTCTAATATCTCTTATGTATCCATTTAAATACAGCCACGTTTATATACCATTGTTACCGGCGGGTTTAGTTGAAGTATTATCCACTCCAACACCATTTTTAATGGGTGTACATGCTTCTCTTAAAACTGATGTTTCCGAACAA ATGGATGTAATAGTAGCTGATTTGGATGGTGGTAGTATTCTTGTGCCTGATGGTATAAGTTTACCTTTATTGCCCGAACCACTATTAACACAAACTCAAGACTGTTTAAGTCTTGTGTTACAACCAGAATTGTGTTGTGCAGACCATGCGTTCCCTCCAACTTCTAATACTGTTCAACCTCCACCCCCTACACTAATTGACAAAGAAGTGAGAGCAGTTTTTATGAGAACATTTGCTCAATTACTTCAAGGTTATCGTTGttgtttaactataataaggaTACACCCAAAACCAGTCATCACATTTCATAAA GCTGCATTTTTGGGTGAAAGATGTCTAATAGATGATGAATTCACAACAAGGGTATTAGACTGTATGTTTTTCAATGGTTTTGTGACTGAAAGAGGTCCAGCTTGGCGTTCTTGTGATCAATGGGATgagttatattgtaatatgaatGAATTACTTAGAACTGAAGCATTAGACGATGGTCGTTTAGTTCTTACTCATATTCAg gaGTTAGCTCAAGCATTGTATTTGAATGAAAATCCCAATCCACAACCATATGTTCAAAAAATCTTGAAACCCCCTGAAGGTGCATTTACTAGAATCCACCAACCTCCATTTCCAAAACTTGATGCCAATTGTGTTCAGACAATTATTGATGAtggtttaattaaacataatttaaactcaaagttagttttaagtaaatttaaaattaaaattcttattaaaaacaaacattatttcaGACTTTCATCAATAAAACCAACACCACCTCGCATAGTACCTATGGGACCTCCAATAACAAATTCTAATGATCTAAGAACAACTGTCAGTAATTCTGCTCGTCGATTAgaa GTTTTACGTAACtgtgtaaattgtatatttgaaaataagatTTCTGATGCTCGTAAAACATTCCCAGCTGTGCTAAGAGCATTAAAATGTAGAGCTGCTAGATTAGCTTTATGTACAGAACTTGCACAACATGTTCAAGGAAATAAAGCTATGCTAGAACATCAACAATTTGATTTAGTTGTACGATTAATGAATTGTGCTTTACAG gatGGGTCAGCTATGGACGAATTTGGTATAGCAGCAGCTCTCTTGCCTTTAGCAACTGCATTTTGCCGTAAACTGTGTACTGGTGTGATACAATTTGCATACACGTGTATTCAA GATCACCCAGTTTGGAAAAATCAACTATTTTGGGAATctgcatattatttagatgTACAAAGGGACATAAAATCTCTTTACTCTGACAATAATCTCTCAAGTCATAAAAGATCTTCATCAATGAATTTATCTAGTCCCCGTGAAAatcat aataaagataatattttaaatgacagATTTAGTCGTTCACAAGAACTATCTGCTTTAGAAATAGCAGCTGAACAAATGAGGTTACGTCCATCTAACAATTCtg ataaacttAAGGAATACATATCAAGCGAAGAATCAACACTATACAGTCAAGCTATCCATTATGCTAATCGTATGGTATATTTACTAGTTCCATTAGATGTAGGAGGAAATAATGTTAAGAGTTCATCAAATCATCAgtcatctaataaaaatatcgatgatGAAAGAACATCTAACAGTATaacaaatag tgctGTCGATAGATCAGGTAGTGTATGTGAATCTGATGTTGAAAGTGGTTTTGCTGAACCAGAACCTAATGAAATTGGTAACAAAGTTATTAAGATGGTTAGCCGTTTTGTTGACAAAGTATGTACTGAAGGAGAAGTTAGTGAAGAACACATTCGTGCTCTACATCAAATGATACCAGGTGTAgtgcatatacatattgaaacattagATGGTGTCAATAGAGAGTCCAAACGATTGCCACCTATACAAAaa cctAAAATATTGACACCTAATATGTTGCCTGGAGAAGAACCGCTGATGGATGGTTTAagagtatatttattaccagATGGAAGAGAAGAAGGTTTAGGAGGATTAGTTGGTGGACCACCATTGTTACCGGCAGAAGGagctatttttattacaaattatcgtATTGTATTTAAAGGAACTCCTTTGGATCCTTTTGCTTGTGAACAAATTGTAGTAAGGTCATTTCCTGTTACATCATTAACTAAAGAAAAACGAATAACAGTTCAATATTTAGCACACTTAGACCAATGGTTACAAGAAGGTCATCAGTTCAGGTCCTGCACATTCCag ttaattaaagtGGCATTTGACGAAGAAGTAAATGCAGAAGATATTGAATGTTTCCGAAAATTTATACACAAAGTACGACATCCtccaaatgtatttaatcacTTTGCATTTACAGGCCAAATTCCAATTTATGAAATGCCCATGACAAgtgataaagaaaaaaatgccaCTCTAAA ggggtttgcaaaaaaaactttaatgaaGACTGCTCGTAAAGCAGGTTTCAAGCAAAAGAGTTCATCCAAACGCCATAAATATGTTTTGCCTAACATATCAAATAGTTCAATAAACAAAACTAACAAATATATGACCACTCCTGGTCGGATGACCCTTCCTCCTTTTAACAATCTTGATGACTTATCTG taaATGATTTAGATATTAATGCGTTGAATACTTCTAACATTGTTTCTAATGTTTCTGATCCAAAAACATTGGAAAGAGTAACAGAAAGGAGTTATGTACGTGATTGGATTAGATTAGGCCTTGCACCAAAAAATACTAGTTCGAATAACATAGgccagaaaaataataataaagagcCATTTAAAATCACTACACTAAATTCAACATATTTAATGTGTCgcag ttatcCTGCACTCTGGGTAGTTCCATCAATTATTTCAGATGATAGCGTTCGAAGGTTTTATCGAAATTATCGCCATAGTAGAGTTCCGATAATTACATGGCGTCACCAGCAAACATctgcattattattacgagGTTCGGGATATCATGGAAAAAATCTTATTGGAATGTTGAAATCAACACATCCATCCTCaacag GTACATTGAATTCAGAGAGTAATTCTTCTGTAGAACAAGAAAGATACTTATCAGCTATTGTTGCTTCGACTCCTTTGTCAACTTTACGTCATAGTGGTGCTGCATGGGGATTATCTGATAGCAGCCTTAGTATAAATTCACTTTTGTTGGCTGCAGATGAAGATATTCTTCCACCAGATATTTCACgcag GGGCCCAATGAGGTCTAGTGGTGGTAATAAACAATTCGGACGCTGGGGCTCATTAAAAGAACGACGCAATATTAGTACTTCatcaaataatagttattcctCACCAATGTTTCAAAATCAATCATATGGACGTATGTCAATGGCTGATCCAGATTCAAATTCAGATAATCCTCATGAATTTCATAGAGCTGCTTTGTACATACTTGGTGATAAAACCCAAATGAAG GGTATGAAAGGTGATTCTATcatgaaaattgattttatcccAATCGAGTATGCTGACATTCGTCACAGTAAGACATCATTTAAGAAACTGATGCGAGCATGTGTTCCAAGTTCTACTAGTAATGAACCAGAACATTCTTTTTACAA AATGATTGAAAGTTCAGACTGGTTACAACAATTACGAAACATTATGCAATTATCGGGGGCTATAGTAGATTTGATTGACGTACAAGGTTCTTCAGTCATGTTGTGTTTGGAAGAAGGATGGGACATAACGTGTCAACTGTCATCAATTGCACAATTATGCATGGACCCATATTATCGCACAATCGAAGGTTTCCGGGTGTTAATTGAAAAGGAATGGCTTGCATTTGGTCACCGGTTCAGTCATCGTAGTAATCTGGCCACTGCATCCCAAGCTTCTGGGTTTGCACCAACCTTCTTACAATTTCTCGATATTGTCCATCAAATCCATGGCCAATTCCCATTGTcgtttgaattcaatgattattatttgagaTTTTTGGCATATCACTCGGTGTCCTGTCGATTCCGAACGTTTTTGTTGGACTGCGAACTGGAAAGAGTAGAATGTGGAGTGGCTGCTGTTGAAGATAAACGAGGATCACTTACATCACACCACAAGAGTGTAGACACTGGTTCAGATGACGACATTGTTTATccag GAGGTCGTTTGGCTGGTAACAATATTTCATCTCACTATGTACCAAATTTGGGACAATCTGTGTTTGattacattgaaaaatataatgcacgaacatcaatattttacaattttatgtacatGCCAAATGTTGAACAACCG GTTCTCAGACCACAATCATCACTGCCAAACTTGAATGTTTggcaatattatttgaatgaaGAATTAGCGCACGGACCAAGTTACGATTTGGAGATTATTCAGATGGATATGCAACAAGAAGAAGAAGCTGAAGCAGCAGATGGTATTTCTAATAAGAACCATCGCAAAGTCATTACAACTGG gtataatatagtagagcGATACATACCAGacgcatttaaaaatttattggaTGACATTCATAAATTGGAAACTGAACTAGGGCTTTTGCCACAAAAATGGAAGGTACTATGGGACAAGTTAGAAATTCCTGTTACAGCAGAATCATTGAAG agACACGCTTCGTTTAGTACACAACTGGTCAGATATCACGGGCGGTTGTTGCACAAACGATCCACAATAGAAATTCTTATGCGTGGCAAAGCAAGTAACACAACATCTACAAACACAGATACAAATCCACCTCATTCACATCCACATcgctttgaaaaatataactttaccACTCCTACATACTGTGATTTTTGTTCTAGTCTTCTTTGGGGACCCGTAaag actGGTATGAGATGTTGCGATTGTGGTTATAGTTGCCACGAAAAGTGTTCAGAAAATGTACCCAAAAGCTGTACTAAATACAAGGCTGTTGCAGACAGAACACTGACTAATCAAAATGCCAATAGAGCATGTGGTGAAACGACTTCAGTGAATTCTA ATATGAATGGAATCCACCAACAATACTATGAGCAGTTCTCATCTAATGTTGCCGAGAACAGGACTCATGaaggttatttatataaacgtgGAGCTCTCTTAAAAGCGTGGAAACAACGTTGGTTTGTTTTAGACTCAATAAAACATCAATTGAGATACTATGACTCTATGGACGATTCTCATTGCAAaggatatatag atCTTGCTGAAGTAATGTCTGTGTCTCAAGCTAACCCAACACCAGGTGCACCTAAGAAGACTGATGATAAATCTTTCTTTGat TTGCGTACAAACAGAAGAACTTACAACTTCTCTGCTAGTGATATGACAACAGCCCAAGAATGGATAGAAAAAGTCCAAGCTTGTTTGCAATAA